From Diadema setosum chromosome 5, eeDiaSeto1, whole genome shotgun sequence, the proteins below share one genomic window:
- the LOC140228408 gene encoding steroid 17-alpha-hydroxylase/17,20 lyase-like, translating to MDNLSANRPAASLWQGHISVAATVVIGVIIIAIALVKNVMRPHRFPPGPPGLPLIGNILELNDRSEILLDKFMKKYGDIFSLRVGERWVVVLNSVDMIKEAMLKRGAEFAGRPQVYSAEILSDGFKDIVFSPYTDTWKLHRKLAHSALRHFATGKNLDKLVHKVFPQAEEVIERNGDKPLDPKLLLTLTIYNVLSQMCFAESFRFDDPKLLKYIKFSREMWEKVGFGLVADVFPWARYLSTSGTTLMNDIKSQYLAWSMPQMERHRATFDPDNLRDFCDFMLLAQKEATESKHENIDNLTDTHLVQTVNDIFIAGIETSLQRLYWFVALMAEHPDIQLKVQQEIDKVIGRDRPPCLADRGTLPYTEATVMESIRYSSVGPVGVPHSTTVDTEFHGYLIPKDTVIVINHFSMHFDPKEWAEPNCFRPEHFLDPSGSMRQHPPSFLPFGTGRRSCLGEAVAKADLFLISSWLVQNYTISKPAGRTDVDLLQLQPESAAGRILKDYEVVIEKRS from the exons ATGGACAACCTCTCGGCAAATAGGCCGGCAGCGTCTTTATGGCAAGGTCATATCAGCGTGGCAGCCACCGTGGTCATAGGTGTGATCATCATCGCCATCGCTCTCGTCAAGAATGTGATGCGGCCCCATCGATTCCCTCCCGGCCCCCCTGGGCTCCCTCTCATAGGCAACATCTTAG AATTGAACGATCGGAGTGAGATCCTGCTCGACAAGTTTATGAAGAAATACGGCGACATCTTCAGCCTTCGAGTGGGAGAACGATGGGTCGTCGTACTGAATTCTGTAGATATGATCAAGGAAGCGATGCTGAAGAGGGGAGCCGAGTTTGCAGGACGCCCTCAGGTTTACTCCG ctGAGATCTTGTCTGATGGATTTAAAGACATCGTATTTAGTCCCTACACTGATACGTGGAAGCTCCATCGCAAACTGGCGCACTCAGCTCTCAG GCACTTCGCGACGGGGAAGAATCTCGACAAGCTGGTCCACAAGGTGTTCCCCCAGGCGGAGGAAGTCATCGAACGGAACGGCGATAAACCACTCGACCCCAAGCTCCTCCTCACTCTTACAATCTACAATGTCCTTTCTCAGATGTGCTTTGCTGAGAG CTTTCGATTCGACGATCCAAAGCTGCTAAAGTATATCAAGTTCTCGCGGGAGATGTGGGAGAAGGTGGGCTTTGGTCTTGTGGCAGACGTCTTCCCATGGGCCCGCTACTTATCTACAAGCGGTACCACCCTTATGAACGATATTAAGTCTCAGTACCTGGCTTGGTCGATGCCTCAAATGGAACGCCATAGAGCCACATTTGACCCGG ACAATTTGAGAGATTTCTGTGACTTCATGCTACTGGCCCAGAAGGAGGCTACAGAGAGTAAACACGAGAACATCGACAATCTCACCGACACCCATTTGGTGCAGACTGTCAATGACATATTCATCG CCGGTATCGAGACGTCGCTTCAGCGGCTTTACTGGTTCGTCGCCCTCATGGCCGAGCATCCCGACATCCAGCTGAAGGTCCAGCAGGAAATCGACAAGGTCATTGGCCGTGATCGCCCTCCGTGTCTCGCTGATCGCGGCACCCTTCCATACACCGAGGCGACGGTAATGGAATCAATTCGCTACAGTTCAGTCGGCCCCGTCGGAGTACCACACTCTACTACAGTGGACACAGAGTTCC ATGGATATCTGATTCCAAAGGACACCGTCATCGTCATCAACCATTTCTCCATGCACTTTGACCCCAAAGAGTGGGCGGAACCTAACTGTTTCAGACCTG AGCACTTCCTGGATCCGAGTGGCTCGATGAGACAGCACCCTCCCAGCTTCCTCCCGTTTGGGACCGGACGTCGCAGCTGCCTCGGGGAGGCGGTGGCCAAGGCCGATCTCTTCCTCATCTCCTCGTGGTTGGTGCAGAACTACACCATCTCCAAACCAGCGGGTCGCACCGACGTCGACCTGCTACAACTCCAGCCCGAGTCGGCAGCGGGACGGATCCTCAAGGACTACGAAGTGGTGATTGAAAAGAGATCGTAA